A genomic stretch from Desulfotignum balticum DSM 7044 includes:
- a CDS encoding YqgE/AlgH family protein — MADMISETMKGKFLLAMPGLPDPNFAQTITGMCEHNESGALGFIINKIHPLLTGRELFEDLNITFDRSVDTLDIYLGGPVQPSGVFVLHGPPFTWNETLQVTDWLALSNSRDILEAIAVQKGPADFMIMLGCAGWGPMQLDNELHDNAWLTCPMTRDIMFGTKCDLRYEKAMMLIS; from the coding sequence ATGGCTGACATGATTTCTGAAACCATGAAAGGTAAATTTCTTCTGGCAATGCCCGGACTCCCGGACCCCAATTTTGCCCAGACGATTACCGGCATGTGCGAACACAATGAATCCGGCGCGTTGGGATTTATCATCAATAAAATCCATCCCCTGCTCACCGGACGGGAATTGTTTGAAGACCTGAATATCACGTTTGACCGCAGTGTGGATACGCTGGACATCTACCTGGGAGGACCGGTGCAGCCGTCCGGGGTGTTTGTGCTTCACGGTCCGCCCTTTACCTGGAATGAAACCCTGCAGGTAACGGACTGGCTGGCCTTGAGCAATTCCCGGGATATTCTGGAAGCCATTGCCGTTCAGAAAGGACCGGCCGATTTCATGATCATGCTGGGATGTGCGGGCTGGGGACCCATGCAGCTGGACAATGAACTGCATGACAATGCCTGGCTGACCTGTCCCATGACCCGGGACATCATGTTTGGAACCAAGTGTGACTTAAGATACGAAAAAGCCATGATGCTGATTTCCTGA
- a CDS encoding mannose-1-phosphate guanylyltransferase/mannose-6-phosphate isomerase has protein sequence MTVPVILAGGSGTRLWPLSRELYPKQLINMYNRHTMLQNTVLRLSDLEGMDAPLIVCNDVHRFMTAEQLQLIQVVPRAIILEPAAKNTAPAIALAAIQLTAQNQDPVMLVLPADHRINDVSAFHRGIEQGKTLADDGYLITFGIVPDTPETGYGYIQKGDSLKDNVCRIQRFVEKPDLDTAKSYLSSGDYCWNSGMFMFKASTILKELTLLAPDMVDICRRAVANGRQDLDFFRVDHTIFEQIAANSIDYAVMEKTEKGVMVFLDAGWNDLGSFDALWQTEKKDTHANVIKGDVLVHDVTDSYINAQSRLVAAVGLDSVVVVETGDAVLVSPRDRVQDVKQIVNQLKSRGRKESITHAKVYRPWGDYETIDQSHRYQVKRITVKPGAKLSLQKHFHRAEHWTVVSGSAIVTRGEETLLLKEDQSTYIPLGTVHRLENPGKIPLELIEVQSGPYLGEDDIVRLDDVYGREHEKEKVANP, from the coding sequence ATGACAGTGCCCGTTATTCTGGCAGGCGGTTCCGGCACAAGGCTGTGGCCCCTGTCCAGGGAACTTTACCCCAAACAGCTGATCAATATGTACAACCGGCATACCATGCTCCAGAACACGGTGCTTCGCCTCAGCGACCTGGAGGGGATGGATGCCCCCCTGATTGTATGCAATGATGTGCATCGGTTCATGACTGCGGAACAACTTCAATTGATACAGGTGGTCCCCAGGGCCATCATTCTGGAACCGGCGGCGAAAAATACGGCCCCGGCCATTGCCCTGGCCGCTATTCAGCTGACCGCTCAGAATCAGGACCCGGTGATGCTGGTGTTACCGGCTGACCATCGGATCAATGACGTGTCCGCGTTTCACCGGGGTATCGAACAAGGAAAAACCCTGGCGGATGACGGATATCTCATCACTTTCGGGATTGTACCGGATACGCCTGAAACCGGGTACGGGTATATTCAGAAAGGGGATTCTTTAAAAGACAATGTCTGCCGGATTCAGCGGTTTGTGGAAAAGCCGGACCTGGACACGGCCAAATCTTATCTGTCTTCCGGGGATTACTGCTGGAATTCCGGCATGTTTATGTTCAAGGCTTCCACCATTTTAAAGGAACTGACGCTTCTTGCTCCGGATATGGTGGATATCTGCCGCAGGGCTGTGGCCAATGGGCGGCAGGATCTGGATTTTTTCCGGGTGGATCACACGATTTTCGAACAGATTGCCGCAAATTCCATTGATTATGCCGTGATGGAAAAAACCGAAAAAGGCGTGATGGTGTTTCTGGATGCAGGTTGGAATGACCTGGGATCCTTTGATGCCCTATGGCAGACCGAAAAGAAAGATACCCATGCCAATGTGATCAAAGGCGATGTGCTGGTCCATGATGTGACCGATTCCTACATCAACGCTCAGAGCCGGCTGGTGGCTGCGGTGGGTCTGGATTCCGTGGTGGTGGTGGAAACCGGGGATGCCGTGCTGGTGTCTCCCAGAGACCGGGTTCAGGATGTCAAACAGATCGTGAACCAGCTCAAATCCCGGGGCCGTAAAGAGTCCATCACCCATGCCAAAGTGTATCGGCCCTGGGGAGATTATGAGACCATTGATCAGTCTCACCGGTATCAGGTGAAACGGATTACGGTGAAGCCCGGTGCCAAGCTGTCGCTGCAAAAACATTTTCACCGGGCCGAGCACTGGACCGTGGTATCCGGATCAGCCATCGTGACCCGGGGGGAAGAAACCCTGCTGCTCAAAGAGGATCAGTCCACCTATATTCCTCTGGGAACGGTTCATCGCCTTGAAAATCCCGGAAAGATCCCGCTGGAACTCATTGAGGTCCAGTCCGGGCCGTATCTGGGAGAAGACGATATTGTCCGGCTGGATGATGTTTATGGCAGAGAGCATGAAAAAGAAAAGGTTGCAAATCCATAA
- a CDS encoding ArsR/SmtB family transcription factor, which translates to MEVIRQFKALSDPTRLRLLHILNEVELNVNEIVSIVDMIQSGVSRHLKILLESGLLVARKEGSFMYYNANMDPENRSLIQLACSRIQNDPVCAQDIEKARQIIMIRKNRTKRFFSTVAPQWEGLKKEILGSFNLNAVLKQRIAARRGVADLGCGTGELLGQLVRNHKGMLIGVDASPEMLEQARIKLPDMPSIELRLGEVEHLPMKDQEVDTVVMSMVLYHILQPEKAIQEVFRVLKPGGMLILADFDHHHQEQIKEIIGGTWLGFTKDQVETWLTKSGFQLQSTERFAVERGLHIHVFSAGK; encoded by the coding sequence ATGGAAGTGATTCGACAGTTCAAAGCGCTTTCCGACCCCACCCGGCTTCGATTGCTTCATATTCTCAATGAAGTGGAACTCAACGTCAATGAAATCGTTTCCATTGTGGACATGATTCAGTCGGGAGTTTCCCGGCATTTGAAAATTCTGCTGGAATCCGGCCTGCTGGTGGCCAGAAAAGAAGGCAGTTTCATGTATTACAATGCCAATATGGATCCTGAAAACCGGTCATTGATCCAGCTGGCGTGCTCCCGGATCCAGAACGACCCGGTATGCGCGCAGGATATTGAAAAGGCCCGGCAGATCATCATGATCCGCAAAAACAGAACCAAACGGTTTTTCAGTACTGTGGCGCCCCAGTGGGAAGGTCTGAAAAAGGAAATCCTGGGCAGTTTTAATTTAAATGCAGTACTGAAACAGCGGATCGCGGCGCGCCGGGGTGTGGCGGATTTAGGGTGCGGCACAGGAGAGCTTCTCGGCCAGCTGGTCCGGAATCATAAGGGCATGCTCATCGGTGTGGATGCCTCCCCTGAGATGCTGGAACAGGCCCGGATCAAACTGCCGGATATGCCGTCCATTGAGTTGCGTCTCGGAGAGGTGGAACATCTGCCCATGAAAGACCAGGAAGTGGATACCGTGGTCATGAGCATGGTGCTGTATCATATTCTTCAGCCGGAAAAAGCCATCCAGGAAGTGTTCCGGGTGCTCAAACCCGGGGGAATGCTGATTCTGGCTGATTTTGACCATCATCATCAGGAACAGATCAAGGAAATTATCGGCGGTACCTGGCTGGGATTTACAAAAGACCAGGTGGAAACCTGGCTGACCAAAAGCGGATTCCAATTACAGTCCACAGAACGGTTTGCCGTGGAGCGGGGATTGCACATCCATGTGTTTTCCGCTGGAAAATGA
- a CDS encoding universal stress protein, giving the protein MKILVGYKGVNVGKDLIEIAARHARAFDGQVIVVTSMKGGGNTDPMEVKAAEDNLEGIKPFFKEKNIPCDTHLLVRGMEPGEDIVAFAEENKVDEIIIGVRSRSKVGKLLFGSTSQVVILQANCPVVTVK; this is encoded by the coding sequence ATGAAAATTCTGGTGGGATATAAAGGTGTCAATGTGGGAAAGGACCTGATAGAAATTGCAGCCCGTCATGCCCGGGCGTTTGACGGGCAGGTGATCGTAGTGACGTCCATGAAAGGGGGGGGCAATACGGACCCAATGGAAGTCAAGGCGGCGGAAGACAATCTGGAAGGAATCAAGCCGTTTTTTAAAGAAAAAAATATCCCCTGCGACACCCATCTGCTGGTCAGGGGCATGGAACCGGGCGAAGATATTGTGGCATTTGCTGAAGAAAACAAGGTGGATGAGATCATTATCGGTGTCCGGAGCCGGTCCAAAGTGGGAAAACTCCTGTTCGGGTCCACATCCCAGGTGGTGATTCTGCAAGCCAACTGCCCGGTGGTGACGGTTAAATAA
- the cas2 gene encoding CRISPR-associated endonuclease Cas2, whose translation MEHVYLVCYDISDQKRWRKIYKTMKGYGAWLQLSVFQCRLNKEDLLKMTDTLTEIMHCDEDNLIIIDIGVAETVSFKVASYGRPFQPIKHSAVVI comes from the coding sequence ATGGAACATGTTTATCTGGTGTGTTATGATATTTCCGACCAGAAGCGGTGGCGGAAAATCTACAAGACCATGAAAGGATATGGGGCATGGCTGCAGCTGTCGGTTTTTCAATGCCGGCTGAACAAGGAGGATCTGCTGAAAATGACCGATACCCTGACGGAAATCATGCATTGTGATGAAGACAATCTGATCATTATCGATATCGGTGTGGCTGAAACTGTTTCTTTCAAAGTGGCAAGCTATGGAAGACCTTTCCAGCCCATAAAGCACAGCGCTGTGGTTATATGA
- a CDS encoding CRISPR-associated endonuclease Cas4/Cas1: MNHTAPLIPVRIVNEYVYCPRLAYMMWVQGEFAHSADTVEGKIRHKRVDKPGGRHPETAGEDTGEIHARSVALSSEHLGITAKIDLVEGQGRKVQPVDYKKGKRPHVAAGAYAPERVQVCAQGLLLREHGFEAGSGILYFAGSRERVRVEFDEALVAETTRAIEGLRTDSAKDKPPPPLMDSPKCARCSLIGICLPDEIGFLAQQREDIRPIYVRTENAFPLYVQSPASYVRKDGGQLVIEEKREKIAEVRLKDTSQVVLFGYCGMSTPALHECFRRQLPVTYMSYGGWFIGHGMGTGHHNVQTRTAQYRASFNEQTCLNLAAGLIQAKIQNCRTLLRRNWKASDDAGDKAPPQLLGALKSDMQQAGRAVSVQTLLGVEGSAARRYFEHFVFMISPQKNEETQGFDFSGRNRRPPRDPVNALLSFAYAMLVREWTVALSAVGLDPYRGFYHQMRFGRPALSLDMMEPFRPLVADSTVITAINNGEVSKKDFITTAFGCNLSPRGRKAFIAAFERRLSQEVTHPVFGYRLSYRRLFEVQARLLIRYLTGEVKEYPTFVTR, encoded by the coding sequence ATGAATCACACGGCCCCCCTGATCCCGGTCCGCATAGTCAACGAGTATGTCTATTGCCCGCGTCTGGCATACATGATGTGGGTGCAGGGGGAGTTTGCCCACAGTGCGGATACGGTGGAAGGAAAGATCCGGCATAAACGGGTGGACAAACCCGGTGGCAGACACCCGGAAACAGCCGGGGAGGATACCGGAGAGATCCATGCCCGGTCAGTGGCATTGAGTTCTGAACATCTGGGGATCACAGCTAAAATTGATCTGGTGGAAGGCCAGGGCCGGAAGGTGCAGCCGGTGGACTACAAAAAAGGAAAGCGGCCCCATGTCGCGGCCGGGGCCTATGCGCCTGAACGGGTCCAGGTCTGCGCCCAGGGCCTGCTGCTGCGGGAACACGGATTTGAAGCCGGCTCCGGCATCCTCTATTTTGCCGGGTCAAGGGAGCGGGTCCGGGTGGAATTTGACGAAGCCCTTGTGGCGGAAACCACCCGCGCCATTGAGGGGCTCAGGACCGACAGCGCCAAAGACAAGCCGCCGCCTCCGCTCATGGACAGTCCCAAATGCGCCCGCTGTTCGCTGATCGGCATCTGTCTGCCCGATGAAATCGGTTTTCTTGCCCAACAGCGTGAAGATATCCGTCCCATCTATGTGCGGACGGAGAACGCCTTTCCCCTGTATGTGCAGTCACCAGCCAGCTATGTGCGCAAGGACGGCGGTCAACTGGTCATCGAGGAAAAAAGGGAAAAAATTGCCGAGGTCCGTCTCAAGGACACCTCCCAGGTGGTATTGTTCGGATACTGCGGCATGAGCACCCCGGCCTTGCATGAATGTTTCCGGCGGCAGCTGCCTGTGACCTATATGAGTTACGGCGGCTGGTTCATCGGCCACGGCATGGGCACCGGGCATCATAACGTGCAGACCCGGACCGCGCAGTACCGGGCAAGTTTCAATGAGCAGACCTGCCTGAACCTGGCAGCCGGCCTGATCCAGGCCAAAATTCAGAACTGCCGCACCTTGTTGCGCCGCAACTGGAAGGCATCGGACGATGCAGGGGACAAGGCACCGCCCCAGCTGCTCGGGGCCTTGAAAAGCGACATGCAGCAGGCGGGGCGGGCAGTTAGTGTGCAGACGCTGCTGGGCGTGGAAGGCAGTGCTGCCAGGCGCTATTTTGAACATTTCGTTTTCATGATCTCCCCTCAAAAAAATGAGGAAACACAAGGGTTTGATTTTTCCGGCCGGAACAGGCGCCCGCCCAGGGACCCGGTCAATGCGCTGCTCTCCTTTGCCTATGCCATGCTGGTCAGGGAATGGACAGTGGCTTTGTCGGCAGTGGGTCTTGATCCTTACCGGGGTTTTTACCATCAGATGCGTTTTGGCAGGCCCGCGCTTTCTCTGGACATGATGGAACCTTTTCGTCCGCTGGTGGCTGATTCCACTGTGATTACAGCGATTAACAACGGAGAGGTGAGCAAAAAGGATTTTATCACCACCGCTTTTGGCTGCAATCTGAGTCCCCGGGGAAGAAAAGCCTTTATCGCCGCCTTTGAAAGAAGGCTTTCCCAGGAGGTCACCCATCCCGTTTTTGGGTACCGGCTCAGCTACCGCCGGCTTTTTGAGGTCCAGGCACGGCTTTTGATCCGGTATCTGACCGGGGAGGTCAAAGAATACCCGACCTTTGTTACCCGTTGA
- a CDS encoding Fic family protein: MSTLFPQQEGISLEYKEAADSLPKTFFETVCAFLNRDGGLVVLGVADNGVVTGVNPDAVGRIMADIANLSNNPQKLDPPYLLFPRKETIDGKQIIRVQVPCSSQVHRCNGEVFLRNEDGDYRLRDPYQIAGLVNRKLSFYTEQRVIPWLGMDDLNPALFDRARDLFRQHHGSHPWLGMDNEGLLRTGGFIRKDVLSGEKGYTLAAALMFGTDSTVGQAAPGMSFDALLRRRNRDRYDDRLLLHTNLIEIFDLLMGFVEKHLDDPFFMEGAQRVNLRERIFRELVSNLIAHREYTSAAPASLTIFSDRVVFSNPHVPHKLGPIDPANFTPFPKNPVICNFMLQMGRYEQAGSGVYNVSKYLPHYTPGAAPLFEELSDRFTATIPLPGKGAVPEVTPEVTPEVTPEVISLLQVLGGEMSRREIMRKLGLADEKHFRKHYQQQAVKAGLIELTIPEKPTSRLQRYRLTRLGRAVAEKDRKS, from the coding sequence ATGAGTACTTTATTCCCGCAGCAGGAAGGTATCTCCCTTGAGTATAAAGAGGCAGCGGACAGCCTGCCGAAAACCTTTTTTGAAACCGTGTGTGCCTTCCTCAACCGGGATGGCGGTCTTGTCGTTCTTGGTGTTGCCGATAACGGGGTGGTGACCGGCGTGAATCCGGATGCGGTCGGACGGATTATGGCTGATATTGCCAATCTTTCCAACAATCCGCAGAAACTGGATCCGCCGTATCTGCTTTTTCCCCGGAAGGAAACCATCGATGGCAAACAGATCATCCGCGTTCAGGTGCCGTGCAGCTCACAGGTGCATCGCTGTAACGGCGAGGTTTTTTTGCGTAATGAAGATGGGGACTACCGGCTCAGGGATCCGTATCAGATAGCGGGACTCGTGAACCGGAAGCTTAGCTTTTACACCGAACAGCGTGTGATCCCCTGGTTGGGCATGGATGATTTGAACCCGGCGCTTTTTGACCGTGCACGGGATTTGTTCCGCCAACATCACGGCAGTCATCCCTGGCTTGGCATGGACAATGAGGGGCTTCTGCGTACCGGTGGCTTTATCCGCAAGGATGTGTTGTCGGGAGAGAAGGGCTATACGCTTGCCGCCGCTCTGATGTTCGGCACGGACTCCACCGTTGGGCAGGCAGCCCCGGGCATGTCTTTTGACGCTCTTTTACGCCGCCGCAACCGGGATCGATATGACGACCGTCTGCTTCTGCACACCAATCTGATTGAGATCTTTGACTTATTGATGGGGTTTGTGGAAAAGCATCTGGATGATCCTTTTTTCATGGAAGGTGCCCAGCGTGTGAATTTAAGGGAGCGGATTTTCCGTGAACTGGTCTCCAACCTGATCGCCCACCGGGAGTATACCAGTGCGGCTCCGGCATCATTGACGATTTTTTCCGACAGGGTTGTCTTTTCCAATCCCCATGTGCCCCATAAGCTGGGCCCCATTGATCCGGCAAACTTCACCCCTTTTCCCAAAAATCCGGTCATCTGCAATTTCATGCTGCAAATGGGCCGTTATGAACAGGCAGGTTCCGGTGTGTACAATGTCAGCAAATACCTGCCGCATTATACCCCGGGTGCCGCCCCGCTCTTTGAAGAGTTGAGTGATCGATTCACAGCAACCATTCCCTTACCGGGAAAAGGGGCTGTCCCCGAAGTCACCCCCGAAGTCACCCCCGAAGTCACCCCCGAAGTCATCAGTCTCCTTCAGGTGTTGGGCGGTGAGATGAGCCGGCGGGAAATTATGCGCAAACTCGGCCTTGCAGATGAAAAACATTTCCGGAAACACTATCAGCAGCAAGCGGTCAAAGCCGGGCTCATCGAATTGACCATTCCGGAAAAACCCACCAGCCGTCTGCAGAGATACCGGCTTACCAGACTGGGCCGGGCTGTTGCCGAAAAGGATCGAAAATCATGA
- the csb2 gene encoding type I-G CRISPR-associated protein Csb2: protein MQQTFPVGRFHATPWRAFPFDDPYGEWPPSPWRLLRAILARSFQLSREFPKDSEEEHERLRELLVHAFCTSKISWQLPTQSWRGPGIQQYHPADFEYSHPSPRKFKVYDYREEFRDGTLDIADLGHELIKFFTIYKDKSKKDILEFFNENMELVKMEPDIAPEKVKALNDLIRKMKLTARKYKHYFPDEKSYTATKVKDNFWLTPENTSPLFWILDSDHSLWKPDLLIHLDDCLARMTYFGRAESITYIERIHENLDIVANCFLRDSRTTVAVPVLCPKANATLEDVGCMTNEKKVANSTIPPGAVWKYAERPLITKNKKPQRPSKKLLPTTVLQFAIGGRVFPPLKLWLRVTERFRGTILQKIAQNQTGNQKAQFYELSSDIRENYSLLTGKGENGVRLTGHRHAAFFLIPDEEVKPTRLICYRKKPFTSEEQMAILSASEVPLAWDYRGNQWKLRLVPLSKETPLPYEKDIFGESRLWETLVPYVPPLHVFRQNGKPKPGAEVENQVKSNLENLNLPQAEISLLDESSNSVQWMKVHRPRRERRWQTNDDKRGYRIRLNFIVPTKGPVFIGNSSHFGLGLFAPVPVDGSTQLKGNV from the coding sequence ATGCAACAAACCTTCCCGGTTGGGCGTTTCCATGCAACTCCATGGAGAGCCTTTCCGTTTGATGATCCCTACGGCGAATGGCCGCCAAGTCCATGGCGGCTTCTTAGGGCAATACTGGCCCGAAGTTTTCAACTGTCCCGTGAATTCCCAAAAGATAGTGAGGAAGAACACGAGCGGCTTAGAGAACTGCTTGTCCATGCCTTTTGTACAAGTAAAATTTCCTGGCAACTGCCGACGCAGTCCTGGCGAGGACCTGGGATACAGCAATACCATCCAGCTGATTTCGAATATTCTCATCCTTCACCTCGAAAATTTAAGGTCTATGATTATAGAGAGGAATTTCGTGATGGCACATTGGATATTGCTGATCTTGGTCATGAACTTATAAAATTTTTCACTATCTATAAGGACAAGAGCAAAAAGGACATACTGGAATTTTTCAACGAAAATATGGAACTTGTCAAAATGGAGCCTGATATAGCGCCAGAAAAGGTCAAAGCTCTTAATGACCTCATAAGAAAAATGAAATTAACTGCAAGGAAATACAAGCACTATTTTCCTGATGAAAAATCCTATACTGCTACCAAAGTCAAAGATAACTTTTGGCTCACACCAGAAAACACCTCACCTCTGTTCTGGATTTTAGACAGTGATCATTCTCTTTGGAAGCCTGATCTCCTCATCCACCTTGATGACTGCCTGGCACGAATGACATACTTCGGCCGTGCGGAATCCATTACATATATTGAACGTATTCACGAGAATCTTGATATTGTTGCCAACTGTTTCTTGCGTGACAGCCGCACCACAGTTGCCGTGCCTGTGCTTTGCCCGAAAGCTAACGCTACCCTTGAAGATGTCGGTTGCATGACCAACGAAAAAAAAGTTGCAAATTCGACAATACCTCCAGGCGCAGTCTGGAAATATGCCGAACGACCGTTGATAACAAAAAACAAGAAGCCCCAAAGACCCTCTAAAAAGCTTCTTCCAACGACCGTATTACAATTTGCCATTGGGGGACGGGTATTTCCACCGCTTAAATTATGGCTTCGGGTTACGGAAAGGTTTCGTGGCACAATACTTCAAAAAATTGCTCAAAACCAAACAGGCAATCAAAAAGCTCAATTTTATGAATTGTCGTCCGATATTCGCGAAAATTATTCCCTGCTGACTGGGAAAGGGGAGAACGGAGTGCGGCTGACCGGACACAGACACGCAGCGTTTTTTCTCATTCCTGACGAGGAAGTAAAACCCACACGTCTTATCTGTTATCGAAAAAAACCGTTTACATCTGAGGAACAGATGGCAATTCTTTCTGCTTCCGAGGTGCCACTTGCGTGGGATTATAGAGGGAACCAATGGAAATTACGTCTGGTACCATTGTCTAAAGAAACCCCTTTGCCGTATGAAAAAGATATTTTTGGTGAATCCAGGCTTTGGGAGACACTTGTTCCTTATGTTCCTCCGCTTCATGTTTTTCGTCAAAATGGAAAGCCGAAACCTGGTGCTGAGGTCGAAAATCAGGTAAAAAGTAATCTTGAAAATTTAAACCTTCCACAAGCGGAGATTTCTTTATTAGATGAATCAAGTAATTCGGTTCAATGGATGAAAGTACATCGACCACGTCGTGAAAGAAGGTGGCAAACAAATGATGATAAGCGGGGGTATCGAATCCGGTTAAACTTTATTGTTCCAACTAAGGGGCCAGTCTTTATTGGGAACAGTTCTCATTTCGGCCTCGGCCTTTTCGCCCCGGTGCCCGTTGATGGTTCAACCCAATTGAAAGGCAACGTATGA
- the cas7g gene encoding type I-G CRISPR-associated RAMP protein Csb1/Cas7g, with protein MSNQTNVSIFPEKYLSDQQNRLVIMAALAPVAGKTRFQPAGFPEIGHVIYSTPDNQKVCIVDSAASMANHLETVCVQGFDLSLVDELDGLPYVKCIIGQNRDELVATSLSEGHRLASYYFLNGNRVINNTIEEKKFGEVLLADEFRLRNLAKKTHPLPAQWWNVFSAIFRYDPNSLVHGILFPAMGIKLPRVLTATLDAFGADRIATSGVKFDKISKKDPKNPGQAIFSKDEESASEIRATFTIDLSLIRSFGRGNEGLNDAQKQLILGFALWKIKKLIGSSFRFRSECDLELTGLQIDGKVSKVSDLAVDIETLIKNAGFQDPRVTEIYWDENELFKPAKDIPEDGSEDPDDGDDQSDEDE; from the coding sequence ATGAGTAATCAAACGAACGTATCAATTTTTCCCGAAAAGTATCTCTCCGATCAACAAAACCGTCTTGTTATTATGGCGGCTCTTGCACCCGTGGCCGGAAAAACTCGTTTTCAGCCTGCCGGTTTTCCAGAAATAGGGCATGTTATCTACAGCACTCCTGATAACCAGAAAGTGTGCATTGTGGACAGTGCCGCCAGTATGGCCAACCATCTTGAAACGGTTTGTGTTCAAGGCTTTGATCTAAGCCTTGTTGATGAACTTGACGGCCTTCCCTACGTCAAATGCATTATCGGACAAAACCGTGATGAGCTTGTTGCTACATCTTTATCAGAGGGCCACCGCCTCGCCTCATACTATTTTCTTAACGGCAACCGTGTGATTAACAACACAATTGAAGAAAAGAAATTTGGTGAAGTTCTCCTTGCTGATGAATTCAGACTTCGAAATTTGGCAAAAAAAACGCACCCCTTGCCGGCGCAGTGGTGGAATGTATTCAGCGCTATTTTTCGCTATGATCCAAATTCGCTTGTTCACGGCATTCTCTTCCCTGCAATGGGAATAAAACTTCCCCGCGTTCTTACTGCGACATTAGATGCATTTGGCGCTGACCGTATTGCAACTTCGGGAGTAAAATTTGACAAGATCTCTAAAAAAGATCCAAAAAATCCAGGTCAGGCAATTTTTTCGAAAGATGAAGAATCCGCATCCGAAATCAGAGCCACCTTTACGATTGACTTATCACTGATCCGCTCGTTCGGGCGTGGCAACGAAGGTCTTAATGATGCTCAAAAACAACTTATTTTGGGGTTTGCACTTTGGAAAATCAAAAAGCTGATTGGTTCTTCATTTCGATTCCGATCAGAATGCGATCTGGAACTGACCGGTCTTCAAATTGACGGCAAAGTCTCCAAAGTCTCTGATCTTGCAGTGGATATCGAGACCCTTATAAAAAATGCGGGATTTCAAGATCCAAGGGTCACAGAAATTTATTGGGACGAAAATGAATTGTTTAAACCGGCAAAAGATATTCCTGAGGACGGGAGTGAAGATCCCGATGATGGAGACGACCAATCTGACGAAGACGAATAA